A portion of the Streptomyces platensis genome contains these proteins:
- the mmuM gene encoding homocysteine S-methyltransferase: MVSTFPPLADALAAGPVVLDGGLSNQLEAAGHDLSDALWSARLLAEEPAAVVRAHLAYYEAGAQVAITSSYQATFEGFARRGIGAEQAAELLARSVELAREAAGQATAAGVTGPLYVAASAGPYGAMLADGSEYRGRYGLPVAELERFHRPRLEVLAAARPDVLALETVPDAEEARALLRAVRGLGVPAYLSYSVAGDRTRAGQPLAEAFAVAAEADEVIAVGVNCCAPDDADRAVRLAAQVTGKPVVVYPNSGERWDAAARAWCGSPEFSADRVAAWAADGARLIGGCCRVGPGAIAELAAGLGR; encoded by the coding sequence ATGGTCAGCACATTTCCGCCGCTCGCCGACGCCCTCGCCGCGGGGCCGGTCGTCCTCGACGGCGGGCTGTCCAATCAGCTGGAGGCCGCCGGGCACGACCTCAGCGACGCCCTGTGGTCGGCGCGGCTGCTGGCCGAGGAGCCGGCGGCGGTCGTGCGGGCGCATCTGGCGTACTACGAGGCCGGGGCGCAGGTCGCGATCACCTCCAGCTATCAGGCGACGTTCGAGGGGTTCGCGCGGCGCGGCATCGGTGCGGAGCAGGCGGCGGAGCTGCTGGCCCGGAGCGTGGAACTGGCCCGTGAGGCGGCCGGACAGGCCACGGCCGCCGGGGTCACCGGGCCGCTGTATGTGGCCGCCTCGGCGGGCCCGTACGGCGCGATGCTGGCCGACGGCTCCGAATACCGCGGCCGCTACGGGCTGCCGGTGGCGGAGCTGGAGCGGTTCCACCGGCCGCGGCTGGAGGTGCTGGCGGCGGCCCGGCCCGATGTGCTGGCGCTGGAGACGGTGCCGGACGCCGAGGAGGCCCGGGCGCTGCTGCGGGCGGTGCGCGGGCTGGGTGTCCCGGCCTATCTGTCGTACAGCGTCGCCGGGGACCGGACCCGGGCCGGGCAGCCGCTGGCGGAGGCGTTCGCGGTGGCGGCGGAGGCCGATGAGGTGATCGCGGTGGGGGTGAACTGCTGCGCGCCGGACGATGCGGACCGGGCGGTGCGGCTGGCGGCGCAGGTCACCGGCAAGCCGGTGGTGGTCTATCCCAACAGCGGGGAGCGCTGGGACGCGGCGGCGCGGGCGTGGTGCGGCAGCCCGGAGTTCAGCGCTGACCGGGTCGCGGCCTGGGCCGCGGACGGTGCCCGGCTCATCGGGGGCTGCTGCCGGGTGGGACCGGGGGCGATCGCGGAGCTGGCGGCCGGGCTCGGCCGCTGA
- a CDS encoding glycoside hydrolase family 2 TIM barrel-domain containing protein has product MTGTSPHAPHPPSSASPARTPDEPAGAPSRPGRPPYYEDRSPGSGALPPRAWYARSDAARISLHGAWRFRLSARADAEDDSFARPDFDDAQWQELRVPGHWPLQGRFADEGSYGGGERPQLGGAPVYTNTAYPFPVDPPRVPDENPTGDHRRRFDLPEGWGDGPAVLHFGGVESCARVWLNGAELGHFKGSRLPHEFEVGQLLRPRGNVLVVRVHQWSSGSYLEDQDQWWLPGIFRNVSLHRRPEGSVADHFVHAGFDHVTGRGTLRVECEPAGRVTVPALGLDLATGESATVPVRPWTAEEPHLYDGELVTPGERIPLRIGFRTVRVEGGLLTVNGRRILLRGVNRHEFHPRSGRTLSPETMRRDLLLMKQHNINAVRTSHYPPHPAFLDLCDELGLWVVDECDLETHGFAQQGRRDNPVDDARWEPALLDRARRMVERDKNHPSIVLWSLGNECGTGRGLSAMAAWMRERDPSRPLHYEGDPSCADTDVYSRMYADHAEVERIGRRAEAPLPDPELDARRRALPFLLCEYAHAMGNGPGGLSEYQRLFERHERCQGGFVWEWIDHGLRQHTADGEVFYAYGGDFGEELHDGNFVCDGLVLPNRVPSPGLLEFKKVIEPVRIEAASDDGAAGAVRITNRYDFAGLDSLLFRYVHEVGGELRGHGRLAVPPLAPGASAVVDLPPAPCEPGDEGEAIWTVQAVLEQDTAWAPSGHEVAWGQLPAAPRPTATPPAATATPRRGEGNVIVLGPGTFDATTGTLDYLGGVRLGGPRLDVWRAPTDNDEAAPWQPEPRPATEWRRLGLHRMRHRVDAVETGSDSLTVRTRVAPAGTPLALRTVYHWTAQPGLLRLELSVDPEGDWPVPLPRLGVRMRVCGSLGLATWFGGGPGEGYPDTRAAARVGRWSMPVDALQTPYVRPQENGARPGVRWAELTRTDGSGLRIAGDPDFFFAARRWPAEELTAARHTTDLRPGEDLWVHLDHAQHGIGSQSCGPGVLPQHRLEVAPARFSFVFSSLG; this is encoded by the coding sequence GTGACCGGCACTTCGCCGCACGCGCCGCACCCCCCATCGTCCGCATCGCCCGCGCGGACCCCCGACGAGCCGGCCGGCGCACCGTCCCGGCCCGGCCGCCCGCCGTACTACGAGGACCGCTCGCCGGGAAGCGGGGCCCTGCCGCCCCGCGCCTGGTACGCGCGCTCGGATGCCGCCCGGATCTCGCTGCACGGCGCCTGGCGGTTCCGGCTCTCGGCACGTGCCGACGCCGAGGACGACTCGTTCGCCCGGCCGGACTTCGATGACGCGCAGTGGCAGGAGCTGCGGGTGCCCGGCCACTGGCCGCTTCAGGGGCGCTTCGCCGACGAGGGCTCGTACGGGGGCGGCGAGCGGCCGCAGCTCGGCGGGGCGCCCGTGTACACCAACACCGCCTACCCTTTCCCGGTCGATCCGCCGCGGGTGCCGGACGAGAACCCGACGGGCGATCACCGGCGCCGCTTCGATCTGCCCGAGGGGTGGGGGGACGGGCCGGCGGTGCTGCACTTCGGCGGGGTGGAGTCCTGCGCCCGGGTCTGGCTCAACGGGGCGGAGCTGGGGCACTTCAAGGGCAGCCGGCTGCCGCACGAGTTCGAGGTCGGGCAGTTGCTGCGGCCGCGCGGCAATGTGCTGGTGGTGCGGGTCCACCAGTGGTCGTCGGGCAGTTATCTGGAGGACCAGGACCAGTGGTGGCTCCCCGGCATCTTCCGGAACGTCTCGCTCCATCGCCGTCCCGAGGGCTCGGTCGCCGACCACTTCGTGCACGCCGGATTCGATCACGTCACGGGGCGCGGCACCCTGCGGGTGGAGTGCGAACCGGCCGGCCGGGTGACCGTTCCCGCGCTCGGTCTCGATCTGGCGACCGGGGAGAGCGCCACGGTGCCGGTGCGTCCCTGGACGGCCGAGGAACCGCACCTCTACGACGGGGAGCTGGTCACCCCGGGCGAGCGGATCCCGCTGCGGATCGGCTTCCGTACGGTCCGCGTCGAGGGCGGGCTGCTGACGGTCAACGGCCGCCGGATCCTGCTGCGCGGCGTCAACCGGCATGAGTTCCATCCGCGTTCGGGACGGACGCTCAGCCCGGAGACGATGCGCCGTGACCTGCTCCTGATGAAACAGCACAACATCAACGCGGTGCGCACCAGCCACTATCCGCCGCACCCCGCCTTCCTGGATCTGTGCGACGAGTTGGGTCTGTGGGTGGTCGACGAGTGCGATCTGGAGACGCACGGTTTCGCCCAGCAGGGCCGGCGGGACAATCCGGTCGATGACGCGCGCTGGGAGCCGGCGCTGCTCGACCGGGCCCGGCGGATGGTCGAGCGGGACAAGAACCACCCCAGCATCGTGCTGTGGTCGCTGGGTAATGAGTGCGGCACGGGGCGCGGGCTGTCCGCGATGGCCGCCTGGATGCGCGAGCGCGACCCGTCCCGCCCGCTGCACTACGAGGGCGACCCCAGCTGCGCCGACACCGATGTCTACTCCCGGATGTACGCCGACCACGCCGAGGTGGAGCGCATCGGGCGGCGCGCGGAGGCACCGCTGCCCGACCCGGAGCTGGACGCCCGGCGGCGGGCGCTCCCGTTCCTGTTGTGTGAGTACGCGCATGCCATGGGCAACGGGCCCGGCGGACTGAGCGAGTACCAGCGGCTGTTCGAGCGCCATGAGCGCTGCCAGGGCGGTTTCGTCTGGGAGTGGATCGACCACGGGCTGCGGCAGCACACGGCCGACGGTGAGGTCTTTTACGCCTACGGCGGTGACTTCGGCGAGGAGCTGCACGACGGGAACTTCGTCTGCGACGGGCTGGTCCTGCCCAATCGGGTGCCCTCCCCCGGCCTGCTGGAGTTCAAGAAGGTCATCGAGCCGGTGCGGATCGAGGCCGCGAGCGACGACGGCGCGGCGGGCGCGGTCCGGATCACCAATCGGTATGACTTCGCGGGCCTCGACTCTCTCTTGTTCCGCTATGTCCACGAGGTGGGCGGCGAGCTGCGCGGGCACGGCCGGCTGGCGGTGCCGCCGTTGGCGCCCGGTGCGTCGGCCGTGGTGGATCTGCCTCCGGCGCCGTGCGAACCGGGCGACGAGGGAGAGGCGATCTGGACGGTCCAGGCCGTATTGGAGCAGGACACCGCATGGGCGCCCTCGGGGCACGAGGTCGCCTGGGGCCAGCTCCCGGCCGCGCCGCGCCCCACCGCCACTCCCCCGGCGGCCACCGCCACCCCGCGCCGCGGCGAGGGCAATGTGATCGTCCTCGGACCGGGGACCTTCGACGCCACCACGGGAACCCTCGACTATCTGGGCGGCGTACGGCTCGGCGGGCCCCGGCTGGACGTGTGGCGGGCACCGACCGACAACGACGAGGCCGCGCCCTGGCAGCCGGAGCCACGGCCGGCCACCGAGTGGCGGCGGCTCGGGCTGCACCGGATGCGGCACCGCGTCGATGCCGTCGAGACCGGTTCGGACTCCTTGACGGTGCGCACCCGGGTCGCCCCGGCCGGCACGCCGCTGGCGCTCCGAACGGTCTACCACTGGACGGCACAACCCGGTCTGCTGCGGCTGGAGTTGAGCGTCGACCCGGAGGGCGACTGGCCGGTGCCGCTGCCGCGGCTGGGGGTGCGGATGCGGGTGTGCGGCAGCCTGGGGCTCGCCACGTGGTTCGGCGGCGGGCCCGGCGAGGGCTATCCGGACACCCGGGCCGCCGCCCGGGTCGGCCGCTGGTCGATGCCGGTGGACGCGCTCCAGACGCCGTATGTCCGACCGCAGGAGAACGGGGCGCGGCCCGGGGTGCGCTGGGCGGAGCTGACGCGTACGGACGGCTCGGGGCTGCGGATCGCGGGTGACCCGGACTTCTTCTTCGCCGCCCGCCGGTGGCCGGCCGAGGAGCTGACCGCCGCCCGCCACACCACGGATCTGCGGCCGGGCGAGGATCTGTGGGTCCATCTCGACCATGCGCAGCACGGCATCGGCAGCCAGTCCTGCGGGCCGGGGGTGCTGCCGCAGCACCGGCTGGAGGTGGCTCCGGCGCGCTTCTCGTTCGTGTTCTCGTCGCTGGGCTGA
- a CDS encoding SWF or SNF family helicase: MNMPGDEGRMYLDEGASAGVERTFEALPAAPGQAFARSWWGQAWLKALEDTALDGAQVKLGRRHARAGAVGAVSVRPGRITAVVQDRDHTRHRSDVLLQQLSAADWDRFLDLVADRAGHIAALLDRDMPPVLVEDAAAAGIELLPGIGDLESECSCGAWDHCAHSTALCYQLARLLDQDPFVLLLMRGRGEQELLDELQARSASRAEGPAGAGAAEPSGAGVPAVEAYAARDILPPLPAPPAPVATPGIPPVLGGGTPPAPGVDVAALEFLIGDAAARAQLMLADALSPRHPDGPPPPVLTPAQDAVRLAASLPGAPISARLAAGSGRDARGLASAVRAWELGGAAGLAVLEEDWTPEPEALARATSRLAAAWEDEETRPRLRVTRNRWTVVGGAAQLRYGRDGRWWPYRREGGQWVPAGPATDDPAGALAGLSAEG; this comes from the coding sequence ATGAACATGCCGGGAGATGAGGGACGGATGTATCTGGACGAGGGGGCTTCCGCTGGCGTTGAGCGGACGTTCGAGGCGTTGCCCGCGGCGCCTGGGCAGGCCTTTGCCCGGAGCTGGTGGGGGCAGGCGTGGCTCAAGGCGCTGGAGGACACCGCGCTGGACGGCGCGCAGGTGAAGCTGGGGCGGCGGCATGCGCGGGCCGGTGCGGTCGGTGCGGTGTCGGTGCGTCCCGGCCGGATCACCGCGGTGGTGCAGGACCGGGACCACACGCGGCACCGGTCCGACGTCCTGCTCCAGCAGTTGAGCGCGGCGGACTGGGACCGCTTCCTGGACCTGGTCGCGGACCGGGCCGGGCACATCGCGGCGCTGCTGGACCGGGACATGCCGCCGGTGCTCGTCGAGGACGCCGCCGCGGCCGGTATCGAACTCCTGCCGGGCATCGGCGACCTGGAGTCGGAGTGCAGCTGTGGGGCATGGGACCACTGCGCGCATTCGACCGCGCTGTGCTACCAGTTGGCGCGGCTGCTGGACCAGGACCCGTTCGTGCTGCTGCTGATGCGCGGCCGGGGTGAGCAGGAGCTGCTGGACGAGTTGCAGGCGCGCAGCGCGTCGCGGGCGGAGGGCCCGGCAGGCGCGGGCGCGGCGGAGCCTTCCGGTGCCGGGGTGCCGGCGGTCGAGGCGTACGCGGCGCGCGACATTCTGCCGCCGCTGCCCGCGCCCCCGGCGCCGGTCGCCACACCAGGCATCCCGCCGGTGCTCGGCGGCGGCACCCCGCCCGCGCCCGGGGTGGACGTGGCCGCGCTGGAGTTCCTGATCGGGGACGCGGCGGCGCGCGCCCAGCTGATGCTGGCGGATGCGCTGTCCCCGCGGCATCCGGACGGTCCGCCGCCGCCCGTCCTGACGCCCGCCCAGGATGCGGTGCGGCTGGCGGCTTCCCTGCCCGGGGCGCCCATATCGGCGCGGCTGGCGGCCGGTTCGGGGCGTGATGCGCGGGGTCTGGCGTCAGCCGTACGGGCCTGGGAGCTGGGCGGCGCGGCGGGGCTGGCGGTCCTGGAGGAGGACTGGACACCGGAGCCCGAGGCGCTGGCGCGGGCCACCAGCCGGCTGGCGGCCGCGTGGGAGGACGAGGAGACCCGGCCGCGGCTGCGGGTCACCCGTAACCGCTGGACGGTGGTGGGCGGGGCGGCCCAGTTGCGCTACGGGCGGGACGGCCGCTGGTGGCCGTACCGCCGGGAGGGCGGGCAGTGGGTGCCCGCGGGTCCGGCCACGGACGATCCGGCGGGCGCGCTGGCGGGGTTGTCGGCGGAGGGGTGA
- a CDS encoding DEAD/DEAH box helicase, with product MTSLPAVTPAQLSALAQCAAVFLPSDPPRAGRIAFWRPDGEAVGDASLGVVLPEDDGGVSLCEVPALVLTVAEAVPVLTRARAGGDAHPAAAFWGAASVLALQLAARGRILPGVSPAGYDAWRLGPLDPADLARLRDLAAAMPPYAHASPLPDTDPLELPDPERHVRAFLDAVADGLPRSPGAALATGAPAFAVTAPQHIPEQRAWAAEVAAGHDAGVRVSLRVEVRGGEQVGEVGVCPERLRGGVAGEGEGDRIPDGAPFTFAAVVQLHSLSDPALVADAAEVWAGASAAGQAFGAGARMDTLLTLRRAAAAWAPLTPLLSAAVPDALELADEEIAELLGPAAGALAAAGVAVHWPKELARTLTARAVVGPPGGGGGDGDEGRGSGLPSLLSADALLSFSWRFAVGDQEVDKAELDRLAEAGRPLVRLHGQWVLIDPAAVRAARDRQERKVTPLDALGAALTGSAEDGDGGRVAVAASGWLAQLRDRIAEPEGGAEPVRQPAALTATLRDYQLRGLGWLHRMTSLGLGACLADDMGLGKTVTLISLHLHRQTAPESAGPTLVVCPTSLMGNWQREIEKFAPGTPVRRFHAGRRSLADLADGEFVLTTYGTMRLDAVKLAEVGWGLVVTDEAQHIKNPFSATAKALRTVPAKARVALTGTPVENNLSELWAILDWTTPGLLGPLGRFRTHYARAIEGGAAASPEAGAAAERLARLVRPFLLRRRKSDPGIAPELPPKTETDRAVTLTKEQAGLYEAVVREGLDEIAGTDGFARRGLVVKLLTSLKQICNHPAQYLKESGPAADGRTAEAVRIAGRSGKVELLDELLDSILAEGASVLVFTQYVQMARLLEGHLAARGVPTQLLHGGSPVARREEMVRRFQEGAAPVFLLSLKAAGTGLNLTRAAHVVHFDRWWNPAVEAQATDRAYRIGQTQPVQVHRIITEGTIEDRIADMLARKQQLADAVLGSGEAALTELTDAELADLVALRGNER from the coding sequence GTGACATCCCTCCCCGCGGTCACTCCCGCTCAGCTCTCCGCACTCGCGCAGTGCGCAGCGGTTTTTCTGCCGTCGGATCCGCCGCGGGCCGGGCGGATCGCGTTCTGGCGGCCTGATGGTGAAGCCGTGGGGGACGCGTCGCTGGGCGTTGTGCTGCCGGAGGACGACGGCGGGGTTTCCTTGTGCGAGGTCCCGGCGCTGGTGCTGACGGTGGCCGAGGCGGTGCCGGTGCTCACCCGTGCGCGGGCCGGCGGGGACGCCCATCCGGCTGCCGCCTTCTGGGGAGCCGCGTCCGTATTGGCGCTCCAGCTCGCGGCCCGTGGGCGGATACTGCCGGGGGTCAGCCCGGCCGGGTACGACGCCTGGCGGCTGGGGCCGCTCGATCCGGCGGACCTGGCGCGGCTGCGTGATCTCGCCGCCGCGATGCCGCCGTACGCGCACGCGAGCCCGCTCCCGGACACCGACCCGTTGGAGCTGCCGGATCCCGAACGGCATGTGCGGGCCTTCCTCGACGCGGTGGCGGACGGGCTGCCGCGCTCCCCCGGCGCCGCGCTGGCCACCGGGGCGCCGGCCTTCGCGGTGACCGCGCCGCAGCACATCCCCGAACAGCGCGCCTGGGCGGCGGAGGTCGCCGCGGGGCATGACGCGGGCGTACGGGTCTCCCTGCGTGTGGAGGTGCGGGGCGGGGAGCAGGTCGGCGAGGTGGGTGTGTGCCCGGAAAGGCTGCGCGGCGGTGTGGCCGGGGAGGGGGAGGGGGACCGCATTCCCGACGGTGCGCCGTTCACGTTTGCCGCCGTGGTTCAGTTGCACAGTCTCAGCGATCCGGCGCTGGTCGCGGATGCCGCGGAGGTGTGGGCGGGGGCCTCGGCGGCCGGGCAGGCGTTCGGGGCGGGGGCGCGGATGGACACGCTGCTGACGTTGCGGCGGGCGGCGGCCGCCTGGGCGCCGCTCACGCCGTTGCTGTCCGCGGCGGTGCCCGATGCCCTGGAGCTCGCCGATGAGGAGATCGCGGAGCTGCTCGGGCCGGCCGCCGGCGCGCTGGCCGCCGCGGGGGTGGCGGTGCACTGGCCGAAGGAGCTGGCGCGCACGCTGACCGCCCGTGCCGTGGTGGGGCCGCCCGGCGGGGGCGGCGGTGACGGGGACGAGGGACGGGGCTCGGGGCTTCCTTCGTTGTTGTCGGCGGATGCTCTGTTGTCGTTCAGCTGGCGGTTCGCTGTGGGGGACCAGGAGGTCGACAAGGCGGAGCTGGACCGGCTTGCCGAGGCGGGGCGGCCGCTGGTGCGGCTGCACGGTCAGTGGGTGCTGATCGATCCGGCGGCGGTGCGGGCCGCCCGGGACCGGCAGGAGCGGAAGGTCACCCCGCTCGATGCGCTCGGCGCCGCGCTCACCGGCAGTGCCGAGGACGGCGACGGCGGCCGGGTGGCGGTGGCGGCTTCCGGATGGCTGGCCCAACTGCGTGACCGGATCGCCGAACCGGAGGGCGGCGCCGAGCCCGTCCGGCAGCCGGCGGCGCTCACCGCGACGCTGCGCGACTACCAGTTGCGCGGGCTCGGCTGGCTGCACCGGATGACGTCACTGGGGCTGGGCGCCTGTCTCGCCGACGATATGGGGCTGGGCAAGACGGTCACGCTCATCTCCCTGCATCTGCACCGGCAGACCGCTCCCGAGTCGGCCGGCCCCACCCTCGTCGTCTGTCCCACTTCCCTCATGGGCAACTGGCAGCGGGAGATCGAGAAGTTCGCACCGGGCACACCGGTACGCCGTTTCCATGCCGGGCGGCGCAGTCTGGCGGACCTGGCGGACGGTGAGTTCGTGCTGACCACGTACGGGACGATGCGGCTCGATGCCGTGAAGCTGGCGGAGGTGGGCTGGGGGCTGGTCGTCACCGATGAGGCCCAGCACATCAAGAACCCGTTCTCCGCGACCGCCAAGGCGCTGCGGACCGTGCCCGCCAAGGCCCGGGTGGCACTGACCGGTACCCCGGTGGAGAACAATCTGTCGGAGCTGTGGGCGATCCTGGACTGGACGACTCCGGGACTGCTGGGACCGCTGGGCCGGTTCCGAACGCACTATGCGCGGGCCATCGAGGGCGGTGCGGCGGCGTCCCCGGAGGCGGGGGCGGCGGCCGAGCGGCTGGCCCGGCTGGTGCGGCCGTTCCTGCTGCGCCGCCGTAAGTCCGACCCGGGGATCGCGCCGGAGCTGCCGCCCAAGACGGAGACCGACCGTGCGGTGACGCTGACCAAGGAGCAGGCCGGGCTGTACGAGGCCGTGGTGCGCGAGGGGCTCGACGAGATCGCCGGGACGGACGGGTTCGCCCGCCGCGGGCTGGTGGTCAAGCTGCTCACCTCGCTCAAGCAGATCTGCAACCACCCCGCGCAGTACTTGAAGGAGAGCGGGCCGGCGGCGGATGGCCGTACGGCGGAAGCGGTGCGAATCGCGGGGCGTTCGGGAAAGGTCGAGCTGCTGGACGAGTTGCTGGACAGCATCCTCGCCGAGGGCGCGAGCGTGCTGGTGTTCACCCAGTACGTGCAGATGGCGCGGCTGCTGGAGGGGCATCTGGCGGCGCGCGGGGTGCCCACGCAGTTGTTGCACGGCGGGTCGCCGGTGGCCCGCCGGGAGGAGATGGTGCGGCGCTTCCAGGAGGGGGCGGCGCCGGTGTTCCTGCTGTCGTTGAAGGCGGCGGGTACCGGTCTCAACCTCACCAGGGCGGCGCATGTCGTGCACTTCGACCGCTGGTGGAATCCGGCCGTCGAGGCGCAGGCCACCGACCGCGCCTACCGCATCGGGCAGACCCAGCCGGTGCAGGTCCACCGGATCATCACGGAGGGCACGATCGAGGACCGGATCGCCGACATGCTCGCCCGTAAGCAGCAGTTGGCCGATGCGGTGCTGGGGTCCGGCGAGGCCGCGCTGACCGAACTCACCGACGCCGAGCTGGCGGATCTGGTCGCCCTGCGGGGGAACGAGCGATGA
- a CDS encoding oxygenase MpaB family protein, protein MRRYDWLREIRRLDPERDCLRIYRIIATHEFPWDVTRALELALYRTYAVPSIGRLLAETAELTGRTQKRYDDTALLLDAVVEHGFDGEDGRTAIRRINQMHRSYDISNEDMRYVLCTFVVVPKRWLDEYGWRRLTAHEQHAVAAYYRTLGRHMGITELPQTYRDFEQCLDAYEEAHFGWDEGARRVSDATLDLMAGWYGPLAPVVRGASMALLDDSLLDAFRYERPKPAVQKAVRTALKLRAKAVRLLPPRRAPHYARQNPEIKGYPNGFRVSELGTFPASRRTGTCPVPHGEGPAA, encoded by the coding sequence GTGCGGCGCTACGACTGGTTGAGGGAGATCCGGCGGCTCGACCCGGAGCGCGACTGCCTGCGGATCTACCGCATCATCGCGACCCATGAATTCCCCTGGGACGTCACCCGGGCCCTGGAGCTGGCGCTCTACCGCACCTATGCCGTGCCGAGCATCGGCCGACTGCTCGCGGAGACGGCGGAGCTGACGGGCCGTACCCAAAAGCGCTATGACGACACCGCCCTCCTCCTGGACGCCGTCGTCGAGCACGGCTTCGACGGCGAGGACGGCCGGACGGCGATCCGGCGCATCAACCAGATGCACCGCAGCTATGACATCAGCAACGAGGACATGCGCTATGTGCTGTGCACCTTCGTGGTGGTGCCCAAGCGCTGGCTGGACGAGTACGGCTGGCGGCGGCTGACCGCACACGAGCAGCATGCCGTGGCCGCCTACTACCGCACCCTCGGCCGCCACATGGGCATCACCGAACTCCCGCAGACCTACCGGGACTTCGAGCAGTGCCTCGACGCGTACGAGGAGGCGCACTTCGGCTGGGACGAGGGTGCGCGACGGGTCTCGGACGCGACCTTGGACCTGATGGCGGGGTGGTACGGCCCGCTCGCCCCGGTGGTGCGCGGTGCCAGCATGGCCCTCCTGGACGACTCGCTGCTGGACGCCTTCCGGTACGAGCGGCCCAAGCCGGCGGTCCAGAAGGCGGTACGCACCGCCCTGAAGCTGCGTGCCAAGGCCGTACGGCTGCTGCCGCCCCGCCGCGCCCCGCACTACGCCCGCCAGAACCCCGAGATCAAGGGCTATCCGAACGGCTTCCGGGTGTCCGAGCTCGGCACTTTCCCCGCCTCCCGCCGCACCGGCACCTGCCCGGTTCCGCACGGGGAGGGCCCGGCGGCCTGA
- a CDS encoding class I SAM-dependent methyltransferase: MTDHHADRPQEVRAFFASRAATWDTKFPDDGPAYAAGVAELGLQEGERVLDAGCGTGRALPALRSAVGPLGTVLGADLTPEMLEAAVRAGRDRDAALLLADVSRLPLPDAALDAVFAAGLLSHLPDSAGGLTELARTVRPGGRLALFHPIGRAALAARKGRPITPDDLRAEPNLRPVLASCGWDLIRYEDEDSRYLALAVRRG; encoded by the coding sequence ATGACCGACCACCACGCCGACCGCCCGCAGGAGGTCCGTGCGTTCTTCGCATCCCGCGCCGCCACCTGGGACACGAAGTTCCCCGACGACGGCCCCGCCTATGCGGCCGGCGTCGCCGAACTGGGCCTCCAGGAAGGCGAACGGGTCCTGGACGCCGGCTGCGGCACCGGACGCGCGCTGCCCGCCCTCCGGTCGGCCGTGGGACCGCTCGGAACGGTGCTGGGCGCCGATCTCACGCCCGAGATGCTGGAGGCCGCCGTACGGGCCGGACGCGACCGTGACGCGGCGCTGCTGCTCGCGGACGTGAGCCGGTTGCCGCTGCCCGACGCCGCGCTGGACGCCGTCTTTGCCGCGGGGCTGCTGTCGCATCTGCCGGACTCGGCGGGCGGCCTGACCGAGCTCGCCAGGACCGTGCGCCCCGGTGGCCGGCTGGCCCTCTTCCACCCCATCGGGCGGGCCGCCCTCGCCGCGCGCAAGGGCCGCCCGATCACGCCCGATGATCTGCGGGCCGAGCCGAATCTGCGGCCCGTCCTCGCGAGCTGCGGCTGGGACCTCATCCGGTACGAGGATGAGGACTCCCGCTATCTGGCGCTGGCGGTCCGCCGGGGATGA
- a CDS encoding GTP-binding protein, whose amino-acid sequence MNAAQGAPEGAAPGLDAELTLKILVAGGFGVGKTTLVGSVSEIHPLRTEERLSEAGETVDDTGGVDLKGTTTVAMDFGRITIRQGLSLYLFGTPGQDRFWFLWDDLSEGALGAVVLADTRRLQDSFPAVDYFERRAIPFLVAVNCFAESRSYGADEVARALDLDRGTPVVLCDARDRDSGKEVLVRLVEHAGRRHSGRVLDSVG is encoded by the coding sequence ATGAACGCCGCACAAGGGGCCCCGGAGGGCGCAGCCCCGGGCCTCGACGCCGAGTTGACCCTGAAGATCTTAGTCGCGGGCGGCTTCGGCGTGGGCAAGACAACACTGGTGGGCTCGGTCAGTGAGATCCACCCGCTGCGTACGGAGGAACGGCTCAGCGAGGCGGGTGAGACGGTCGATGACACCGGGGGAGTGGACCTCAAGGGCACCACCACCGTGGCGATGGACTTCGGCCGCATCACCATCCGGCAGGGCCTGTCGCTCTACCTCTTCGGCACCCCGGGGCAGGACCGCTTCTGGTTCCTGTGGGACGACCTGTCGGAGGGCGCACTGGGCGCCGTCGTCCTGGCCGACACCCGGCGGCTCCAGGACAGCTTCCCGGCGGTCGACTACTTCGAGCGCCGCGCGATCCCGTTCCTGGTGGCCGTCAACTGCTTTGCGGAGTCCCGGTCCTACGGTGCCGACGAGGTGGCCCGTGCGCTGGACCTGGACCGTGGCACCCCCGTCGTGCTCTGCGACGCCAGGGACCGCGACTCCGGCAAGGAGGTGCTGGTGCGGCTCGTCGAGCACGCGGGGCGGCGGCACTCCGGCAGGGTGCTCGATTCGGTGGGATGA
- a CDS encoding PPOX class F420-dependent oxidoreductase — translation MAHKMTKDEWQRFLSAGTRTGKLATVRDDGGPHIAPVWFLMDGDELVFNTGEETVKGRNLARDGRMALCVDDDRPPFSFVVVHGTAEISSDLTEVRHWAARIAARYMGEERAEEYGARNGVPGELVVRVRIDKVIALAAVAD, via the coding sequence ATGGCACACAAGATGACGAAGGACGAGTGGCAGAGGTTCCTTTCCGCGGGGACCCGGACCGGAAAGCTGGCGACCGTACGGGACGATGGCGGCCCGCACATCGCGCCGGTGTGGTTCCTCATGGACGGTGACGAGCTGGTGTTCAACACCGGGGAGGAGACGGTCAAGGGCCGCAACCTCGCCCGCGACGGCAGGATGGCACTGTGCGTCGACGACGACCGGCCACCGTTTTCCTTCGTGGTGGTGCACGGGACGGCGGAGATCAGCAGCGATCTGACGGAGGTCCGTCACTGGGCGGCCCGGATCGCGGCCCGCTACATGGGCGAGGAGCGGGCGGAGGAGTACGGCGCCCGCAATGGCGTGCCGGGCGAGCTGGTGGTGCGGGTCAGGATCGACAAGGTCATCGCCCTGGCGGCCGTGGCGGACTGA